A stretch of Candidatus Desulfatibia profunda DNA encodes these proteins:
- a CDS encoding archease yields MGIRKKYKLIDHTADFGIHVFGSDPKELFVNAAHAVFDMLTQIDALKGRETADLRVAGDDWSDLMVNWLRELLYLWNGRELLVKKVHIYSISETELAATLELDPFDPDRHIIKMEIKAVTYHQIQVKCGPKGWEAKIIFDV; encoded by the coding sequence ATGGGGATTAGAAAAAAATATAAGTTAATTGACCATACGGCCGATTTCGGCATCCATGTGTTTGGATCCGATCCAAAAGAGCTGTTTGTTAATGCGGCCCATGCCGTGTTCGATATGCTGACCCAGATCGATGCGCTCAAGGGACGGGAGACCGCTGACCTGCGGGTCGCCGGTGATGACTGGTCCGACCTGATGGTCAACTGGCTCAGAGAGCTGTTATACCTGTGGAACGGCCGGGAACTTCTGGTTAAAAAAGTACACATTTATTCTATATCTGAAACCGAACTGGCTGCAACGCTTGAGTTGGATCCGTTCGACCCGGACCGGCATATCATCAAAATGGAAATCAAGGCGGTAACCTACCACCAGATCCAGGTCAAATGCGGCCCTAAAGGCTGGGAAGCAAAAATCATCTTCGACGTATAA